The following are encoded in a window of Pseudomonas sp. JQ170C genomic DNA:
- the rpoB gene encoding DNA-directed RNA polymerase subunit beta, which produces MAYSYTEKKRIRKDFSKLPDVMDVPYLLAIQLDSYREFLQAGATKDQFRDVGLHAAFKSVFPIISYSGNAALEYVGYRLGEPAFDVKECVLRGVTYAVPLRVKVRLIIFDKESSNKAIKDIKEQEVYMGEIPLMTENGTFVINGTERVIVSQLHRSPGVFFDHDRGKTHSSGKLLYSARIIPYRGSWLDFEFDPKDCVFVRIDRRRKLPASVLLRALGYSTEEVLDAFYTTNVFHVSGEKLSLELVPQRLRGEIAVMDIHDETGKVIVEQGRRITARHINQLEKAGVKQLDVPMEYVLGRTTAKAIVHPATGEILAECNIELNTELLIKIAKAQVVRIETLYTNDIDCGPFISDTLKIDSTSNQLEALVEIYRMMRPGEPPTKDAAETLFNNLFFSAERYDLSAVGRMKFNRRIGRTEIEGSGVLSKEDIVEVLKTLVDIRNGKGIVDDIDHLGNRRVRCVGEMAENQFRVGLVRVERAVKERLSMAESEGLMPQDLINAKPVAAAVKEFFGSSQLSQFMDQNNPLSEITHKRRVSALGPGGLTRERAGFEVRDVHPTHYGRVCPIETPEGPNIGLINSLAAYARTNQYGFLESPYRVVKEGVVTDEIVFLSAIEEADHVIAQASAAMNEKKQLIDELVAVRHLNEFTVKAPEDVTLMDVSPKQVVSVAASLIPFLEHDDANRALMGSNMQRQAVPTLRADKPLVGTGMERNVARDSGVCVVARRGGVIDSVDASRIVVRVADDEVETGEAGVDIYNLTKYTRSNQNTCINQRPLVRKGDVVQRSDIMADGPSTDMGELALGQNMRIAFMAWNGFNFEDSICLSERVVQEDRFTTIHIQELTCVARDTKLGPEEITADIPNVGEAALNKLDEAGIVYVGAEVGAGDILVGKVTPKGETQLTPEEKLLRAIFGEKASDVKDTSLRVPTGTKGTVIDVQVFTRDGVERDSRALSIEKMQLDEIRKDLNEEFRIVEGATFERLRSALNGQVVDGGAGLKKGTVITNEVLDGLEHGQWFKLRMAEDALNEQLEKAQAYIVDRRRLLDDKFEDKKRKLQQGDDLAPGVLKIVKVYLAIRRRIQPGDKMAGRHGNKGVVSVIMPVEDMPHDANGTPVDVVLNPLGVPSRMNVGQILETHLGLAAKGLGEKINRMLEEQRKVIELRKFLTEIYNEIGGRQESLETFSDQEILDLAKNLKGGVPMATPVFDGAKESEIKAMLKLADMPESGQMQLFDGRTGNKFERHVTVGYMYMLKLNHLVDDKMHARSTGSYSLVTQQPLGGKAQFGGQRFGEMEVWALEAYGAAYTLQEMLTVKSDDVNGRTKMYKNIVDGDHRMEPGMPESFNVLIKEIRSLGIDIDLETE; this is translated from the coding sequence ATGGCTTACTCATACACTGAGAAAAAACGTATCCGCAAGGACTTTAGCAAGTTGCCGGACGTCATGGATGTGCCTTACCTCCTGGCCATCCAGCTGGATTCGTATCGTGAATTCTTGCAAGCGGGAGCGACCAAAGATCAGTTCCGCGACGTGGGCCTGCATGCGGCCTTCAAATCGGTTTTCCCGATCATCAGCTACTCCGGCAATGCTGCCCTGGAGTACGTTGGCTATCGTTTGGGCGAACCAGCTTTTGATGTCAAAGAATGCGTACTGCGCGGCGTAACCTACGCCGTACCACTGCGGGTGAAAGTACGCCTGATCATTTTCGACAAAGAATCGTCGAACAAAGCGATCAAGGACATCAAAGAGCAAGAAGTCTACATGGGTGAAATCCCCCTGATGACTGAAAACGGTACCTTCGTAATCAACGGTACCGAGCGTGTTATCGTTTCCCAGCTGCACCGTTCGCCAGGTGTGTTCTTCGACCACGACCGTGGCAAGACGCACAGCTCGGGCAAGCTGCTGTACTCGGCTCGGATCATTCCTTACCGTGGCTCGTGGCTGGACTTCGAATTCGATCCGAAAGACTGTGTATTCGTCCGTATCGACCGTCGTCGCAAACTGCCTGCGTCGGTACTGCTACGCGCGCTGGGTTACAGCACTGAAGAAGTGTTGGATGCCTTCTACACCACCAACGTTTTCCACGTCTCGGGCGAGAAGCTGAGCCTGGAGCTGGTGCCTCAGCGCCTGCGTGGTGAAATTGCAGTCATGGATATTCATGACGAAACCGGCAAGGTGATTGTCGAGCAGGGTCGTCGTATTACCGCTCGTCACATCAACCAGCTGGAAAAGGCTGGCGTGAAGCAGTTGGACGTTCCTATGGAATACGTCCTGGGCCGTACTACTGCCAAAGCCATTGTTCACCCAGCTACCGGCGAAATCCTGGCTGAGTGCAACATCGAGCTGAATACCGAGCTGCTGATCAAGATCGCCAAGGCTCAGGTAGTCCGTATCGAGACCCTGTACACCAACGACATCGACTGCGGTCCGTTCATCTCCGATACCCTGAAGATCGACTCCACCAGCAATCAGCTGGAAGCGCTGGTCGAAATCTATCGGATGATGCGTCCTGGCGAGCCGCCAACCAAGGATGCCGCTGAGACCCTGTTCAACAACCTGTTCTTCAGCGCCGAGCGTTACGACCTGTCGGCCGTCGGTCGCATGAAGTTCAACCGTCGTATCGGTCGTACCGAAATCGAAGGTTCGGGCGTACTGAGCAAGGAAGACATCGTCGAAGTCCTCAAGACCTTGGTCGATATCCGTAACGGCAAAGGCATCGTCGACGACATCGACCACCTGGGTAACCGTCGCGTACGTTGCGTCGGCGAAATGGCCGAGAACCAGTTCCGCGTTGGCCTGGTGCGTGTAGAGCGCGCGGTCAAAGAGCGTCTGTCGATGGCAGAAAGCGAAGGCCTGATGCCTCAGGACCTGATCAACGCCAAGCCGGTTGCGGCGGCGGTGAAAGAGTTCTTCGGCTCCAGCCAGCTTTCTCAGTTCATGGACCAGAACAACCCGCTCTCCGAAATCACCCACAAGCGTCGTGTCTCTGCACTCGGCCCTGGTGGTCTGACCCGTGAGCGCGCTGGCTTTGAAGTCCGTGACGTACACCCGACCCACTACGGCCGTGTGTGCCCGATCGAGACGCCTGAAGGTCCGAACATCGGTCTGATCAACTCCCTGGCAGCTTATGCCCGCACCAACCAGTACGGTTTCCTCGAGAGCCCGTATCGTGTGGTGAAAGAAGGTGTTGTTACCGACGAGATCGTGTTCCTGTCGGCGATTGAAGAAGCAGATCACGTCATCGCACAGGCTTCGGCCGCGATGAACGAGAAGAAGCAACTGATCGACGAGCTGGTAGCCGTTCGTCACCTGAACGAGTTCACCGTCAAGGCGCCAGAAGACGTCACCTTGATGGACGTATCGCCGAAGCAGGTAGTTTCGGTCGCAGCGTCGCTGATTCCGTTCCTCGAGCACGACGACGCCAACCGTGCGTTGATGGGTTCGAACATGCAGCGTCAGGCTGTACCAACCCTGCGTGCCGACAAGCCGCTGGTAGGTACCGGCATGGAGCGCAACGTTGCCCGTGACTCCGGCGTTTGCGTCGTGGCTCGTCGTGGTGGCGTGATCGACTCCGTTGACGCCAGCCGTATCGTGGTTCGTGTTGCTGATGATGAAGTTGAAACCGGCGAAGCTGGTGTCGACATCTACAACCTGACCAAATACACCCGCTCGAACCAGAACACCTGCATCAACCAGCGTCCGCTGGTGCGCAAAGGTGATGTGGTTCAGCGTAGCGACATCATGGCCGACGGCCCGTCCACCGATATGGGTGAACTGGCACTGGGTCAGAACATGCGCATCGCGTTCATGGCGTGGAACGGCTTCAACTTCGAAGACTCCATCTGCCTGTCCGAACGTGTAGTTCAGGAAGACCGCTTCACCACGATCCACATTCAGGAACTGACCTGTGTGGCTCGTGACACCAAGCTCGGCCCAGAGGAAATCACCGCGGACATTCCGAACGTCGGTGAAGCTGCGCTGAACAAGCTGGATGAAGCCGGTATCGTCTACGTTGGTGCCGAAGTTGGTGCGGGCGACATTCTGGTCGGCAAGGTCACGCCAAAAGGCGAAACCCAGCTCACTCCAGAAGAGAAGCTGCTGCGTGCGATCTTCGGTGAGAAGGCCAGCGACGTTAAGGACACCTCCCTGCGTGTGCCAACCGGCACCAAAGGTACTGTCATCGACGTACAGGTCTTCACCCGTGACGGCGTTGAGCGTGATAGCCGTGCGTTGTCCATCGAGAAGATGCAGCTCGACGAGATCCGCAAGGACCTGAACGAAGAGTTCCGTATCGTTGAAGGTGCAACCTTCGAGCGTCTGCGTTCTGCCCTGAACGGCCAGGTAGTCGACGGTGGTGCTGGCCTGAAGAAAGGCACAGTCATCACCAACGAAGTGCTGGACGGTCTGGAGCACGGCCAGTGGTTCAAACTGCGCATGGCCGAAGACGCGCTGAACGAGCAACTCGAGAAGGCTCAGGCCTACATCGTTGATCGTCGCCGTTTGCTGGACGACAAGTTTGAAGACAAGAAGCGCAAGCTGCAGCAGGGCGATGACCTGGCACCGGGCGTACTGAAGATCGTCAAGGTCTACCTGGCAATCCGTCGTCGCATCCAGCCGGGCGACAAGATGGCCGGTCGTCACGGTAACAAAGGTGTGGTCTCGGTGATTATGCCGGTTGAAGACATGCCGCACGACGCCAACGGTACGCCGGTAGACGTGGTACTCAACCCACTGGGTGTACCATCGCGTATGAACGTTGGTCAGATCCTTGAAACCCACCTGGGCCTTGCGGCCAAGGGGCTGGGCGAGAAGATCAACCGCATGCTCGAAGAGCAGCGCAAGGTCATCGAGCTGCGCAAGTTCCTCACCGAGATCTACAACGAGATCGGTGGTCGTCAGGAAAGCCTTGAGACCTTCTCCGACCAGGAAATCCTGGATCTGGCGAAGAACCTAAAAGGTGGTGTGCCAATGGCCACTCCAGTCTTCGACGGCGCCAAGGAAAGCGAAATCAAGGCCATGCTGAAACTGGCAGACATGCCAGAAAGCGGTCAGATGCAGCTGTTCGATGGTCGTACCGGCAACAAGTTCGAGCGTCATGTGACCGTTGGTTACATGTACATGCTCAAGCTGAACCACTTGGTGGACGACAAGATGCACGCGCGTTCCACTGGTTCTTACAGCCTGGTTACCCAGCAGCCGCTGGGTGGTAAGGCGCAGTTCGGTGGTCAGCGTTTCGGGGAGATGGAAGTGTGGGCGCTGGAAGCATACGGCGCGGCATACACCCTGCAAGAAATGCTCACAGTGAAGTCGGACGACGTGAACGGTCGTACCAAGATGTACAAAAACATCGTGGACGGCGATCACCGTATGGAGCCGGGCATGCCCGAGTCCTTCAACGTGTTGATCAAAGAAATTCGTTCGCTCGGTATCGATATCGATCTGGAAACCGAATAA
- the rplL gene encoding 50S ribosomal protein L7/L12: protein MSLTNEQIIEAIGQKTVLEVVELIKAMEETFGVTAAVAAAGPAAAAAVVEEQTEFNVVLVEAGEKKVNVIKAVRELTGLGLKEAKEKVDGAPQVVAEGVSKEAAEDAKKKLEEAGAKVELK from the coding sequence ATGTCTCTGACTAACGAGCAAATCATCGAAGCAATCGGCCAGAAAACCGTTCTGGAAGTTGTTGAGCTGATCAAAGCAATGGAAGAAACCTTCGGCGTTACCGCTGCTGTTGCCGCTGCTGGCCCAGCTGCTGCCGCTGCCGTTGTTGAAGAGCAAACCGAATTCAACGTAGTTCTGGTTGAAGCCGGCGAGAAGAAAGTCAACGTGATCAAGGCCGTTCGTGAACTGACCGGTCTGGGTCTGAAAGAAGCCAAAGAGAAAGTTGACGGCGCTCCTCAGGTTGTCGCTGAAGGCGTTTCGAAAGAAGCTGCTGAAGACGCCAAGAAGAAGCTGGAAGAAGCAGGCGCTAAAGTCGAACTCAAGTAA
- the rplJ gene encoding 50S ribosomal protein L10 encodes MAIKLEDKKAIVAEVNEAAKVALSAVVADARGVTVGAMTGLRKEAREAGVYVRVVRNTLLKRAVADTEFSVLNDAFTGPTLIAFSNEHPGAAARLFKEFAKGQDKFEIKAAAFDGKFLAANEIDVLATLPTRDEAIAKLMSVIQGATSKLARTLAAIRDQKEATAA; translated from the coding sequence GTGGCAATTAAACTCGAAGACAAGAAGGCCATCGTCGCTGAAGTCAACGAGGCTGCCAAAGTCGCTCTGTCCGCTGTCGTGGCTGATGCCCGTGGTGTGACTGTAGGCGCAATGACCGGACTCCGTAAAGAGGCTCGTGAAGCTGGCGTATACGTGCGTGTCGTACGTAACACCCTGCTCAAGCGTGCTGTTGCTGACACTGAATTCAGTGTCCTCAACGACGCCTTCACTGGCCCGACCCTGATCGCTTTCTCCAACGAACACCCGGGCGCTGCTGCTCGTCTGTTCAAAGAGTTCGCCAAGGGTCAGGACAAGTTCGAGATCAAGGCAGCTGCGTTCGACGGCAAGTTCCTTGCCGCTAACGAAATCGACGTGTTGGCTACCCTGCCGACCCGCGACGAAGCTATCGCGAAGCTGATGAGCGTGATCCAAGGCGCTACCAGCAAGCTGGCTCGTACTTTGGCAGCTATTCGCGACCAGAAAGAAGCTACTGCTGCCTAA
- the rplA gene encoding 50S ribosomal protein L1, which translates to MAKLTKRQKAIASKLEAGKVYNFEDAAVLLAELSTVKFSESFDVAVNLGVDPRKSDQVVRSATVLPHGTGKTVRVAVFTQGPAAEAALAAGADRVGMDDLAAEMKGGDLNYDVVIASPDAMRVVGQLGQVLGPRGLMPNPKVGTVTPDVATAVKNAKAGQVRYRTDKNGIIHTSVGKVGFEAGKLKENVEALIADLKRIKPASSKGIYVKRVTLSTTMGPGLVIDQSSLNA; encoded by the coding sequence ATGGCTAAGCTGACCAAGCGCCAAAAGGCCATTGCTTCGAAGCTCGAAGCTGGCAAAGTCTACAACTTCGAAGACGCAGCAGTACTGCTGGCCGAACTGTCCACCGTGAAGTTCAGCGAATCCTTCGACGTTGCTGTCAACCTCGGTGTTGACCCGCGTAAATCCGACCAGGTCGTTCGTAGCGCTACTGTGCTGCCGCACGGCACTGGCAAGACCGTACGCGTTGCTGTCTTCACCCAGGGTCCAGCTGCTGAGGCCGCTCTGGCTGCCGGCGCTGACCGTGTAGGTATGGACGATCTGGCTGCCGAAATGAAAGGCGGCGACCTGAACTATGACGTCGTAATTGCTTCCCCGGACGCAATGCGTGTTGTAGGTCAGTTGGGTCAGGTTCTGGGTCCTCGCGGCCTGATGCCTAACCCGAAAGTTGGTACCGTGACTCCAGACGTAGCCACCGCGGTTAAAAACGCCAAGGCTGGTCAGGTTCGTTATCGCACCGACAAAAACGGCATCATCCACACCTCCGTTGGCAAGGTCGGCTTTGAAGCTGGCAAGCTGAAGGAAAACGTTGAAGCCCTGATCGCTGATCTGAAGCGTATCAAGCCAGCTTCCTCGAAAGGTATCTACGTTAAGCGCGTTACCCTGAGCACCACTATGGGCCCAGGTCTGGTCATCGACCAGAGCTCGCTGAACGCGTAA
- the rplK gene encoding 50S ribosomal protein L11 → MAKKIQAYIKLQVKAGQANPSPPVGPALGQHGVNIMEFCKAFNARTQGQEAGLPTPVIITVYSDRSFTFETKSTPASVLLKKAAGVTSGSARPNTVKVGTVTRAQLEEIAKTKNADLTAADMEAAVRTIAGSARSMGLNVEGV, encoded by the coding sequence ATGGCTAAGAAGATTCAGGCTTACATCAAGCTGCAAGTAAAGGCCGGCCAGGCCAACCCAAGCCCACCCGTTGGTCCAGCTCTGGGTCAACACGGTGTGAACATCATGGAATTCTGCAAGGCCTTCAACGCCCGTACTCAGGGTCAAGAAGCCGGCCTGCCGACTCCTGTGATTATCACTGTTTACAGTGACCGCAGCTTCACTTTTGAAACCAAGAGCACCCCTGCTTCGGTCCTGCTGAAGAAAGCTGCTGGCGTGACCAGCGGCTCGGCTCGTCCGAACACCGTTAAAGTCGGTACTGTGACTCGTGCTCAGCTGGAAGAGATCGCAAAAACCAAAAATGCTGATCTTACTGCCGCTGACATGGAAGCAGCCGTGCGTACCATCGCCGGTTCTGCTCGCAGCATGGGCCTCAACGTGGAGGGTGTGTAA
- the nusG gene encoding transcription termination/antitermination protein NusG yields the protein MAKRWYVVHAYSGYEKHVMRSLIERVKLAGMEDGFGEILVPTEEVVEMRNGQKRKSERKFFPGYVLVQMDMNEGTWHLVKDTPRVMGFIGGTADKPAPITDKEAEAILRRVADGSDKPKPKTLFEPGEVVRVIDGPFADFNGTVEEVNYEKSRIQVAVLIFGRSTPVELEFSQVEKV from the coding sequence GTGGCTAAGCGTTGGTACGTTGTGCATGCTTACTCGGGTTACGAGAAGCATGTAATGCGCTCGCTGATCGAGCGCGTAAAGCTGGCTGGCATGGAAGACGGTTTCGGCGAAATTCTGGTCCCCACTGAAGAAGTGGTTGAGATGCGCAATGGCCAGAAGCGCAAGAGCGAGCGTAAGTTCTTCCCAGGTTACGTGCTGGTCCAAATGGACATGAACGAAGGGACTTGGCACTTGGTCAAGGATACCCCTCGCGTCATGGGCTTTATTGGTGGTACTGCAGACAAGCCTGCACCGATTACCGATAAAGAGGCAGAGGCTATTCTGCGTCGCGTTGCCGATGGCAGCGATAAACCGAAGCCGAAAACCTTGTTCGAGCCGGGCGAAGTTGTCCGCGTTATCGATGGTCCGTTCGCTGATTTCAACGGTACTGTTGAAGAAGTTAACTACGAAAAAAGTCGGATCCAAGTGGCCGTGCTTATTTTCGGTCGCTCTACTCCGGTAGAGCTTGAGTTCAGCCAGGTCGAAAAGGTCTAG
- the secE gene encoding preprotein translocase subunit SecE has translation MTPKAEAQDSRFDLLKWLAVVALVVVGVVGNQYYSASPILYRVLALLALAGVAGFIALQTAKGKSFFALAKEARTEIRKVVWPTRQETMQTTLIVVAVVLVMALLLWGLDSLLGWLISLIVG, from the coding sequence ATGACTCCCAAGGCTGAAGCCCAAGACTCTCGTTTTGACCTGCTCAAGTGGCTGGCTGTTGTCGCTTTGGTGGTCGTTGGTGTGGTGGGTAATCAATATTACTCCGCTTCGCCGATTCTGTATCGCGTACTCGCACTTCTTGCTCTTGCTGGTGTTGCTGGCTTCATTGCCTTGCAGACTGCCAAGGGTAAGTCGTTCTTTGCGCTTGCAAAGGAAGCTCGCACCGAGATTCGTAAAGTCGTATGGCCAACCCGTCAAGAAACCATGCAAACCACGCTCATCGTAGTGGCGGTTGTTCTGGTGATGGCGCTGCTGCTGTGGGGTCTCGACTCCCTGCTCGGTTGGTTGATTTCCTTGATTGTTGGCTAA
- the tuf gene encoding elongation factor Tu, with the protein MAKEKFERNKPHVNVGTIGHVDHGKTTLTAALTRVCSEVFGSAKVDFDKIDSAPEEKARGITINTAHVEYDSNIRHYAHVDCPGHADYVKNMITGAAQMDGAILVCSAADGPMPQTREHILLSRQVGVPYIVVFLNKADLVDDAELLELVEMEVRDLLSTYDFPGDDTPIIIGSARMALEGKDDNEMGTTAVKRLVETLDSYIPEPERAIDKPFLMPIEDVFSISGRGTVVTGRIERGIVRVQDALEIVGLRDTTTTTCTGVEMFRKLLDEGRAGENCGVLLRGTKRDDVERGQVLVKPGSVKPHTKFTAEVYVLSKEEGGRHTPFFKGYRPQFYFRTTDVTGNCELPEGVEMVMPGDNIQMTVTLIKTIAMEDGLRFAIREGGRTVGAGVVAKVIE; encoded by the coding sequence ATGGCTAAGGAAAAGTTCGAGCGTAACAAGCCGCATGTAAACGTTGGTACCATTGGTCACGTTGACCATGGCAAGACCACGTTGACTGCCGCGCTGACTCGCGTTTGTTCCGAGGTTTTCGGTTCGGCCAAGGTCGACTTCGACAAGATCGATAGTGCCCCGGAAGAGAAGGCTCGTGGTATTACAATTAATACTGCGCACGTTGAGTATGATTCAAACATTCGTCACTACGCTCACGTTGACTGCCCAGGTCACGCTGACTACGTGAAGAACATGATCACCGGTGCTGCCCAGATGGACGGCGCGATCCTGGTTTGCTCGGCCGCCGATGGTCCGATGCCACAAACTCGTGAGCACATCCTGCTGTCCCGTCAGGTTGGCGTTCCGTACATCGTGGTCTTCCTGAACAAGGCTGACCTGGTAGATGACGCTGAGCTGCTGGAGCTGGTCGAGATGGAAGTTCGCGACCTGCTGTCCACCTACGACTTCCCAGGCGATGACACTCCGATCATCATCGGTTCGGCTCGTATGGCTCTGGAAGGCAAAGACGACAACGAAATGGGCACCACCGCTGTCAAGCGTCTGGTTGAAACTCTGGACAGCTACATCCCAGAGCCAGAGCGTGCTATCGACAAGCCGTTCCTGATGCCAATCGAAGACGTATTCTCGATCTCGGGTCGTGGTACCGTTGTTACCGGTCGTATCGAGCGTGGTATCGTCCGCGTTCAGGACGCTCTGGAAATCGTTGGTCTGCGTGACACCACCACCACCACCTGCACCGGTGTTGAGATGTTCCGCAAGCTGCTGGACGAAGGTCGTGCTGGCGAGAACTGCGGCGTTCTGCTGCGTGGCACCAAGCGTGACGACGTTGAGCGTGGTCAGGTTCTGGTTAAGCCAGGTTCGGTTAAGCCGCACACCAAGTTCACCGCAGAAGTTTACGTTCTGAGCAAGGAAGAAGGCGGCCGTCATACTCCGTTCTTCAAAGGCTACCGTCCACAGTTCTACTTCCGTACTACTGACGTGACTGGTAACTGCGAGCTGCCAGAAGGCGTTGAAATGGTAATGCCAGGTGACAACATCCAGATGACTGTCACTCTGATCAAAACCATCGCAATGGAAGATGGCCTGCGTTTCGCTATCCGTGAAGGCGGTCGTACCGTCGGCGCTGGCGTCGTAGCCAAAGTAATCGAATAA
- a CDS encoding pantothenate kinase encodes MILELDCGNSFIKWRIVRSAFATIVAGGVVDSDQALVIAIKALGSPPECCRLVSVRSEEETESLGALLSQHFGISVMVAQPAREVGAVRNGYDDYQRLGLDRWLALLGGYHLAKGACLVMDFGTAAKADFVAADGEHLGGFICPGMPLMRSQLRTHTRRIRYDDASAERALSSMTPGRSTVEAVERGCVHMLQGFARSQIEYAQGLWGEDFTVLLTGGDAPLVQEAVPHARVVPDLVFVGLALACPLD; translated from the coding sequence ATGATTCTTGAGCTCGATTGCGGTAATAGCTTTATTAAGTGGCGCATTGTGCGTAGCGCTTTTGCGACGATCGTAGCAGGCGGCGTGGTCGATTCCGATCAGGCCCTCGTTATAGCAATAAAGGCGCTCGGGAGTCCGCCTGAGTGCTGTCGCCTGGTTAGTGTCAGGAGTGAGGAGGAAACCGAAAGTCTTGGGGCGCTATTGTCGCAGCACTTCGGAATTAGCGTCATGGTTGCCCAGCCCGCTAGGGAAGTGGGTGCTGTGCGTAATGGCTATGACGACTACCAACGCCTGGGTTTGGATCGCTGGCTGGCCTTGCTGGGGGGGTATCACCTGGCCAAGGGGGCTTGTCTCGTGATGGACTTTGGGACCGCGGCAAAAGCTGACTTTGTCGCTGCTGATGGTGAGCACCTGGGCGGCTTCATATGTCCAGGTATGCCGTTGATGCGTAGCCAATTGCGTACCCATACACGCAGGATTCGCTATGACGACGCGTCGGCTGAGCGTGCTCTGTCGAGTATGACACCTGGGCGTTCGACGGTAGAAGCGGTGGAGCGTGGGTGCGTTCACATGCTCCAGGGGTTTGCTCGCTCTCAGATTGAATATGCGCAGGGGTTGTGGGGAGAGGATTTCACCGTGCTGCTGACAGGTGGGGATGCTCCTCTGGTGCAAGAGGCGGTGCCACATGCCCGTGTAGTGCCTGACCTGGTGTTTGTTGGCTTGGCGCTAGCCTGTCCGCTGGATTGA
- the birA gene encoding bifunctional biotin--[acetyl-CoA-carboxylase] ligase/biotin operon repressor BirA, which produces MLKLLKLLKDGRFHSGQDLGVALGVSRSAVWKQLQHLEAELNLPIHKVRGRGYQLAAPLSLLEAPAIAEYAQGEKWPALIFDSIDSTNAQALRAISEGRAAPFLVLAERQTAGRGRRGRQWVSPFAENLYYSLVLRIEGGMRQLEGLSLVVGLAVMRTLQTFGVVDAGLKWPNDVLVNNQKIAGILLELVGDPADVCHVVLGVGINVNMQAANEIDQAWTSMRLETGLNVDRNLLVARLNQNLQSDLERHQQGGFAIFQQEWEQAHLWQKQAVSLIAGVNRIDGIVLGIDGQGALRLEVDGLEKSFSGGELSLRLRDDS; this is translated from the coding sequence ATGCTGAAGTTGTTAAAGCTCCTCAAGGATGGCCGATTCCATTCCGGGCAGGACCTGGGGGTCGCCCTTGGCGTAAGCCGTAGCGCTGTCTGGAAACAGTTGCAGCACCTCGAGGCTGAGTTAAACCTGCCTATTCATAAAGTTCGAGGCCGCGGCTATCAGTTGGCTGCGCCATTATCGTTGCTGGAGGCGCCGGCGATTGCCGAGTACGCACAGGGCGAGAAGTGGCCCGCTCTGATATTCGATTCTATTGATTCGACCAATGCCCAGGCCTTGCGGGCCATTAGTGAGGGGCGGGCTGCACCCTTTCTTGTGTTGGCTGAGCGGCAGACCGCTGGGCGAGGCCGGCGCGGACGCCAGTGGGTGAGCCCCTTTGCCGAGAACCTCTACTACAGCCTGGTGTTGCGTATCGAAGGGGGCATGCGTCAGCTCGAAGGTTTGAGCTTGGTGGTGGGGCTCGCGGTGATGCGAACATTGCAGACATTCGGTGTTGTTGATGCAGGTTTGAAGTGGCCGAATGATGTGTTGGTCAATAATCAGAAAATCGCCGGTATTCTCCTCGAGTTGGTCGGTGATCCGGCGGATGTGTGTCATGTGGTGTTGGGCGTAGGCATCAATGTGAACATGCAGGCAGCCAACGAGATTGACCAGGCGTGGACCTCGATGCGTCTAGAGACTGGCTTGAATGTTGATCGCAATCTGCTGGTCGCCAGGCTGAATCAGAACCTGCAATCTGATTTGGAGCGGCACCAACAAGGGGGATTTGCAATCTTCCAGCAAGAGTGGGAGCAAGCCCACCTCTGGCAGAAGCAAGCTGTTTCTTTGATTGCAGGGGTCAATAGAATTGACGGAATTGTATTAGGTATCGATGGTCAGGGTGCTTTGCGCCTTGAGGTCGATGGTCTGGAGAAGAGCTTCAGCGGTGGTGAGCTCAGTTTGAGGTTGCGTGATGATTCTTGA